One Synechococcus sp. MU1617 genomic window, TTGAACCCCACTCGGGAAGGATCCAATCACGCCACCACGGAGAGATCAGCGCGAGCAAAAACCGGCAGCTTCGCGCCCACCGTCGCGACACGGCAATGGTGTTCCAGCAGCACCAGCTGATTGACCGCCTATCCGTGCTCGACAACGTGCTGATGGGGCGATTGGGATACCACTCTTTCCTGCGTTCACTGCTTCCACTTCCCGAGAGCGATCGCCAAAAAGCTCTCTCAGCCATCGAGCGGGTCGGCTTGATCGACAAAGCACTGGCCCGCGTCAAAGACCTCAGCGGCGGCCAGCAGCAGCGCGTCGGAATCGCTCGAGCGCTTGTTCAAGAGCCTCGCCTCATTCTCGCGGACGAACCGATCGCCAGCCTGGATCCAGAAAGTTCTGTGCAGATTCTTTCGCTGTTGAAAGACATCTGCCAGCGCGACCGAATTGCTGTTCTGGTGAGCCTTCACCAGGTGGAATTCGCACGCCAGTTTGCTGATCGAATCATTGGCATGGCGGCTGGCCGCATCATTTGCGACCAGCACTCCATGACCCTGGACGAGAGCGAGATTCACGCCCTGTATCGCCACAAGCTCGAGGCAGCGGTCACCTAAAAGTCCGCCGTCTCGAATTCAGGCTTGCTCTTCATTTCATCCCCATGTTGTCCCAAGCTGCGCGTTTTTCAGCCGTTGCTTTTGCATCTGCTGCGATTTTTCTGGTTGGTTGCTCCAGCCAAACAACAACTGGCAAGTCTGCCGACACCAGTGATCCCGACAAGCTGATTGTTGCCCTGATTCCGGATGAAAATGCCGCAACGGTGATTCAGGACAATCAGGGGCTCAAGGATTTCCTCAATCAGAAACTCGGTAAGGAGATCGAACTGGTGGTCACCACCGATTACTCCTCCATGATCGAGGCGGCCCGCAACGATCGCCTCGACCTGGCCTATTTCGGACCGCTGTCGTACGTCTTGGCCAAAACCAAGAGCGAGATCGAACCGTTCGCCGCACGGATCAAGGGTGGCACCAAGACCTACAACTCGTGTCTGATCGGCAACACCGAAGCCGGTGTGACCGACTTTGAAGCGATCAAAGGCAAAACCTTTGCCTTTGGAGACCCAGCTTCAACCTCCAGTCGCATGTTCCCGGAACTGACCCTCAAAGAGAATGGCCTCACCAAGGGTGAGGACTACGAGGGGGTGTTCCTCGGCGCCCATGACGCTGTGGCCTTGGCGGTTCAGAACGGTAATGCTCAAGCCGGTGGGATGGCCTGCCCGATTTTTGAGTCGATGAAGGAGAAGGGCAAAATCGACGACACGAAAGTGACGTTGATCGCCAAATCAGCACCGATCCCGCAGTACCCCTGGACGATGCGCTCGTCGTTGAAGCCCGAACTGAAGGAGACCATCAGCACCACCTTCATTGAGCTGAACGACGAGAGCGTCCTGAAGCCCTTCAAGGCCGATGGATTCGCCGTGATCACCGATCAGGACTATGACGGCATCCGCAAGGCGGGTGATCTTCTGGGCCTCGACCTCGGCAAGTTCGTCAACTGAACACGTTCCTCTGTCCCGATGGTTCACACCATCGGGACCTTTTTTGTTTTTCCTTTATGAGTGCTTCCGTTGATTCCTATCGCGCCATTCTTCGGCGCCATGAGCTGCGATGGCGGCAGCAATTCCTCCGTGTTCTGGTGATTCTCACGGCGGTGGTTGGTTCCCTGGCCATTGTGGGCCTGTTTGATCCGAATCGAATCGCTACCGGGGTGCCGGCGATTTTGAACTTGCTGCCTGAAATGTTCCCACCGGATTTCGGGCGGTGGCAGTTCTGGATCAAGCCCTTGATCGACTCGATGGCCATGAGCATCGCGGGCACCTCAATCGCTGTTTTCTTCTCACTGTTGCTCTGTTTCTTCGCAGCAAGAAACACCAGCCCCAGCCGTGGCTTGTACGTCATGGCCACCGCAATACTCAACGTGACCCGAGCCGTTCCCGAGCTAATTCTCGGCATGATTCTTGTGGCCGCCGTGGGCTTCGGAGCACTGCCCGGAACGCTGGCCCTCGGTCTTCACTCCGTTGGCATGCTCGGCAAGTTCTACGCCGAGGCGATCGAGCTGTGTGATCAAGAACCGATCGAAGCCGCCCGCTCCTCAGGGGCATCTGAACTGCAGGTGATCGTTCACAGCATCCTTCCCCAGGTGTTCCCAGCCATGGCGGATGTCACGTTCTACCGCTGGGAATACAACTTCCGGGCTTCGATGGTGGTGGGCGCCGTGGGTGCCGGTGGCATTGGCTTGGAAATCATCAGTGCCCTGCGGATCATGGAGTACCAACAGGTCTCAGCCCTGCTGTTGGTGGTGCTCGTGGTGGTTACGGCGCTCGATTCAATGAGCAATGCCCTGCGCCATTGGATGGTGCAATGACAACCCTCGTGAGCCATCAACACCGGCCCCATCTGGTGGTCACGAACTATGTGCAAGAGGAGGTCATTGACTTCCTCTCCGAATTCGCACGGGTCACCGCCAATCGCAGCCGGGAACCCTGGAGCCGTCGATCTTTGCTGGAGGCAGCAGCGGACGCCGACGGCCTGCTGATGTTCATGCCGGATTGCGTCGATGCCGACTTTCTTGATCACTGCCCGCGGCTGCGCTCGATTGCCGGAGCCCTGCGTGGTTTCGACAACTTTGATCTATCCGCCTGTGATGCACGGGAGATTCGCTATCAATTCATCCCCAATTTGTTGGCGGCACCAACGGCAGAACTCACCGTTGCGATGCTGATCAGCCTGGCGCGATCCATCCCGGCAGGGGATGCCTTCGTGCGCACAGGTCAGTTCCCTGGATGGCGGCCGAACTTCTACTCCAAAGGAGTGATTAACAGCACAGTTGGCATCGTGGGAATGGGGCAACTCGGCCTTGAATTCGCCGAGCGCATGCGGGGCTTCGGCGCAACGCTCCTCTACAGCGATCCCGTTCGTCTTGATCGCCAATCTGAGCAACGTCTTGAGCTGCAGCATGTGGAGTTCAACGACGTGATTGAACGCAGTGATCACCTGGTGCTGATGGTGCCGCTCACAAACGACACGCTGCATCTGATCAATGCGGATGTGTTGGCCCGATGCAAGCCGGGAGCGGTGCTGATCAATCCATGCCGCGGCTCGGTGGTGGATGAACAGGCTGTTGTGCGGGCACTGCAATCGGGCCAGCTGGGGGGCTACGGAGCAGATGTTTTTGAGATGGAGGACTGGGCCCGACAGGACCACCCCAAATCCATTCCCCAGGCCTTGCTCGATCAACGCGATCGCACCGTGCTCACGCCGCACATCGGTTCGGCCGTTCAATCGATCCGCGATGACATCGCCATGACAGCGGCCCGCAATCTCAAGGCACTTGTTCAGACCACCTTGTTGCCGATCAAATGACCAACATCACAACGCACTGGGATCCGAAGGATCTCCTTCAATTCAAAGGGCTTCATCAGCAAGACGGTGTCGTTCATGTGCCTGGCTTGGTGGCAAGCGACGCCATGGCCGAGCTGTTGGCTTGGGTTGACGACATTTCCAACGCGTCAACCCTGGGGCGCCACTACTTCGAAAGCACAGCCCACGGCCGGGTCAAAGCGCGAACCGAAGACTTCGCCAAGGATCACCCTCCCCTGCATCAGTTCCTAACCCAAGGGCGGGTGCACGACGTACTCGAAGCATTGTTTGGCGAGCCACCGGTGCTGTTCAAGGAAAAGATCAACTACAAGCACCCCGGTGCAGCCGGGTATGCCCCCCATCAGGATGCACCGGCCTATCCGTATGGCTCCCTGCACATCACGATGCTGCTGGCCTTGGATTCAGCTGATACCAACAATGGTTGCTTGGAATTCGCCAAGGGGGCCCATCACAACGGGGTGATTGGCGTGAATGCCGATGGATGTCTACCGATTGAGCAGGCATCCCAACTCGAATGGACGCCGATGCCTGTGGCTGCTGGCGACGCTGTGTTCTTCAACTCCTTTGCACCGCACCGCAGCGGCACAAACCGCTCCGATCGTTCACGCCGCGCGCTGTACGTCACCTACAACGCCAGCTCCGAAGGCGATCTGAGATCGGAGTACTACGACCACAAAAAGCAGGCGCTGGCTGAAGGGCGCGTCAGCTTGATCAACCATTTTCTCGGGGAGGACGTCTCATGACCGCACTGGCCGACCACGCCATGGAATGGATGAAATCCATGCAAGCGGGGAGTCGCGAAGAGCGCGTTGATCTGCTCTTCGCCTATCTGCACACCCATGGGCAATCCAGCTACGACCCATCGGTGACGCAGCTGGAGCATGCTCTACAGACAGCGCATCTGGCCCAACAGGAGTCGCACCAGCCCCACATGGTGGTGGCATCACTGCTTCATGACATCGGCCATCTGATGATTGATGAACACGATGAGCGGGGGGATTTCCTCGATCAAGACTGTGCCCATGAGGCCGTCGCAGCCCGAGCACTCTCAGTGTTCTTCCCCACGCAGGTCGTTGCCCCCGTACAGCGGCATGTCTCAGCCAAACGGCTGCTGTGCTCCCTGGATGAGACGTATTACGCGGGACTATCGGAAGCATCGAAACGCAGCTTTGCCGTGCAAGGCGGAGAGCTGAGCCGTTCTGAAGCAATGCGGCTGTTGGCCTTAGAGGGGATGGACGATGCCATGGCACTACGGCGCTGGGACGACCGTGCCAAGGTTGATGGGGTTGAAGTGCCCGACTTGGATGCCTACAGGCAGGTGGTCTTGGACCATCTGGTGTGAAGCAGAAACCGAACGTAATCAGAGCATCGCGATGCAAATCCGCACCGCCTGGTTGATCTCAACGTCGCTTCGACAATCGCCAGGAGATCGAAGCAAGCCAAATCAGCAACACCAGCAGAGCCAGCATCGAAACATTTAAGTAAAAGGTGAACATCGGTTAGGGCAGAAAACCAAGGCTCCCGCCCAACACACCAGATCAAGAAGCGACCAGAGCGGGGGTCGAACAGGAACGAACCCAACCCAGTTTTCGCTCCACTTCCTGAATCATTTGACCGGCGAGATCCTTACCCGTCGCCGTTTCAATTCCCTCGAGCCCAGGGCTGGAATTCACCTCCAGAAGCAAGGGCCCACGCTCCGAGCGGATGATGTCTACACCGGCCACGTCAAGGCCGAGCGCCCGTGTCGCCGCCACAGCCAGCTTGCGCTCCTCAGGCCGGATGCGCACCGCTTGAGCTGAACCACCCTGGTGAATGTTGGAGCGAAAGTCGCCCACTGCAGCTGTCCGCTCAATGGCCGACACCACCTTGTTGCCAATCACGAAACAACGCAGGTCCTTTCCACCGGCCTCCTTGATGAATTCCTGAACCAGCAAGTTGGCGTTCAGGCTCTTCATGGCATTGATCACACTCTCTGCAGCCTTCTGGGTTTCCGCCAAAACGACGCCACGCCCTTGGGCGCCCTCCAGAAGCTTGAGGATCAGCGGTGCGCCGCCCACCATCTTGATCAGATCCTTGGTGTCGAGCGGAGAACTGGCAAAACCGGTAACCGGCATGCTCAGCCCATGGCGCACAAACAGCTGTGACGCCAGAAGCTTGTCGCGGGATCGTTTGATCGGCTCAGCAGCATTGAGAACACGAATGCCCATCGCCTCAAACTGACGGGTGATCGCGCATCCGTAGAAGGTGACGCTCGGACGAATGCGGGGGATCACCGCATCGATGCGCTCGAGCACATTGCCACCCCGGTAATGCATCTCGGGGTTCTGCGGATCGAGCCGCATGTAGCACTGCTTGACGTTGAGGAATTCCATGCGGTGTCCGCGCTCCTCACCCGCCTCCAGCAGTCGACGGTTGCTGTAAAGCTCTGGATCCGAGGCGAGCAGAGCAATGCGGAGGCCCGTGCGTTCGGTGCGCAAGGCCGCATACATCCCTTCCAGGTGGGCCGGTTCAACGTCACCCAGTTGATGGCTCCCCTCAGGATCCACAAGCACGCGCCCCACCATTGCCTCGCGACCGAGCAACATCCGGTAGCCCATCGCATCCCTGTTCGTGAGGGTGAGTTCAATCGGCCAACGCTTCTCGCCGAGCACCAACTCTTCCCGAATCACATAGCGGGTTTCCGAGATGCCACTGGTGTTGCGCACGCCGCGTTGCTCCAGCACCGGCGCCTCATGGCGCACCACCACACTGCGGTCGTTCTGGAGCGGATGCACCTCAAAACTGATCCACAGCTCACCATCCCTCTGGAAGGGGACAATGTTGAAGGCAT contains:
- the phnC gene encoding phosphonate ABC transporter ATP-binding protein; its protein translation is MNNLLRVEQLSVSFGEDNFAVRDINFSLQDGEFVVLLGSSGAGKSTLLRSLNGLVEPHSGRIQSRHHGEISASKNRQLRAHRRDTAMVFQQHQLIDRLSVLDNVLMGRLGYHSFLRSLLPLPESDRQKALSAIERVGLIDKALARVKDLSGGQQQRVGIARALVQEPRLILADEPIASLDPESSVQILSLLKDICQRDRIAVLVSLHQVEFARQFADRIIGMAAGRIICDQHSMTLDESEIHALYRHKLEAAVT
- a CDS encoding phosphonate dehydrogenase, whose translation is MTTLVSHQHRPHLVVTNYVQEEVIDFLSEFARVTANRSREPWSRRSLLEAAADADGLLMFMPDCVDADFLDHCPRLRSIAGALRGFDNFDLSACDAREIRYQFIPNLLAAPTAELTVAMLISLARSIPAGDAFVRTGQFPGWRPNFYSKGVINSTVGIVGMGQLGLEFAERMRGFGATLLYSDPVRLDRQSEQRLELQHVEFNDVIERSDHLVLMVPLTNDTLHLINADVLARCKPGAVLINPCRGSVVDEQAVVRALQSGQLGGYGADVFEMEDWARQDHPKSIPQALLDQRDRTVLTPHIGSAVQSIRDDIAMTAARNLKALVQTTLLPIK
- the phnD gene encoding phosphate/phosphite/phosphonate ABC transporter substrate-binding protein; translated protein: MLSQAARFSAVAFASAAIFLVGCSSQTTTGKSADTSDPDKLIVALIPDENAATVIQDNQGLKDFLNQKLGKEIELVVTTDYSSMIEAARNDRLDLAYFGPLSYVLAKTKSEIEPFAARIKGGTKTYNSCLIGNTEAGVTDFEAIKGKTFAFGDPASTSSRMFPELTLKENGLTKGEDYEGVFLGAHDAVALAVQNGNAQAGGMACPIFESMKEKGKIDDTKVTLIAKSAPIPQYPWTMRSSLKPELKETISTTFIELNDESVLKPFKADGFAVITDQDYDGIRKAGDLLGLDLGKFVN
- the phnE gene encoding phosphonate ABC transporter, permease protein PhnE, with protein sequence MSASVDSYRAILRRHELRWRQQFLRVLVILTAVVGSLAIVGLFDPNRIATGVPAILNLLPEMFPPDFGRWQFWIKPLIDSMAMSIAGTSIAVFFSLLLCFFAARNTSPSRGLYVMATAILNVTRAVPELILGMILVAAVGFGALPGTLALGLHSVGMLGKFYAEAIELCDQEPIEAARSSGASELQVIVHSILPQVFPAMADVTFYRWEYNFRASMVVGAVGAGGIGLEIISALRIMEYQQVSALLLVVLVVVTALDSMSNALRHWMVQ
- a CDS encoding HD domain-containing protein — translated: MTALADHAMEWMKSMQAGSREERVDLLFAYLHTHGQSSYDPSVTQLEHALQTAHLAQQESHQPHMVVASLLHDIGHLMIDEHDERGDFLDQDCAHEAVAARALSVFFPTQVVAPVQRHVSAKRLLCSLDETYYAGLSEASKRSFAVQGGELSRSEAMRLLALEGMDDAMALRRWDDRAKVDGVEVPDLDAYRQVVLDHLV
- the rimK gene encoding 30S ribosomal protein S6--L-glutamate ligase yields the protein MYAALRTERTGLRIALLASDPELYSNRRLLEAGEERGHRMEFLNVKQCYMRLDPQNPEMHYRGGNVLERIDAVIPRIRPSVTFYGCAITRQFEAMGIRVLNAAEPIKRSRDKLLASQLFVRHGLSMPVTGFASSPLDTKDLIKMVGGAPLILKLLEGAQGRGVVLAETQKAAESVINAMKSLNANLLVQEFIKEAGGKDLRCFVIGNKVVSAIERTAAVGDFRSNIHQGGSAQAVRIRPEERKLAVAATRALGLDVAGVDIIRSERGPLLLEVNSSPGLEGIETATGKDLAGQMIQEVERKLGWVRSCSTPALVAS
- a CDS encoding phytanoyl-CoA dioxygenase family protein, with translation MTNITTHWDPKDLLQFKGLHQQDGVVHVPGLVASDAMAELLAWVDDISNASTLGRHYFESTAHGRVKARTEDFAKDHPPLHQFLTQGRVHDVLEALFGEPPVLFKEKINYKHPGAAGYAPHQDAPAYPYGSLHITMLLALDSADTNNGCLEFAKGAHHNGVIGVNADGCLPIEQASQLEWTPMPVAAGDAVFFNSFAPHRSGTNRSDRSRRALYVTYNASSEGDLRSEYYDHKKQALAEGRVSLINHFLGEDVS